A stretch of the Thiocystis violascens DSM 198 genome encodes the following:
- a CDS encoding putative bifunctional diguanylate cyclase/phosphodiesterase — protein MFPLRGLGARYALLIASILLGAMGFVLALAGYFVFEGTNDLRTELTESFSSIQTAHDRQALQDSGSYLGNRLFDPLYTLDITALNEEIERIKAWLAPEAVLILDAEGRVVTDGTIENRDYARLYPLPDDLMPGEVRIETTDAGRLAHFSIGYGREIAGYARLLISDAHGRALLDNLRDRVEDAWHRFANRFFAIALISILVAIVLSLLLGIKLSVSLSRPLREMSRAVEQYAAGNLEHKLPEWPQDELGALARSLNQMANAQERAREQLMLLANYDNLTRLPNRHLFYDRLRQAISKARRGQHQIALFFLDLDRFKEINDALGHDFGDELLRQVADRLSRVVRDSDTLARMGGDEFTLIVEDVMNDYPLQAIAEKMINALADPFMIEERLLDVSVSIGIAIYPHDADGIDTLIKHADTAMYAAKGQGSGTFRFFTQEMQEAARERLSLEHGLRRAIMREEFNLHFQPLVRADDGRLIAIEALLRWSDGDTPKPTERLIAVLEETGLIAQLTHWVLREATRSLKALQEEGFGELRVCVNLSARQFQQADLLDLIDRVLLEFALPPGQLELEITESTLLDDQVCQSNATQLASRGIRLAIDDFGTGYSSLTYLKRFDVDVLKIDRSFVRDMLEDPGDAQIVAAVLALAAGLGLESVAEGVERSGQKERLSALGCNLIQGYLICRPLPLPELIDWMRAQAQHGVPFVQRNKI, from the coding sequence ATGTTTCCATTGCGTGGACTCGGCGCCCGGTACGCCCTGCTCATTGCCTCAATTCTGCTTGGGGCCATGGGATTCGTGCTGGCGCTCGCCGGCTATTTCGTCTTCGAGGGAACCAATGACCTGCGCACGGAACTGACGGAATCGTTTTCATCGATCCAGACGGCTCATGATCGTCAAGCGTTGCAGGACAGCGGCAGCTACCTCGGCAACCGTCTGTTCGATCCGCTCTACACGCTCGATATCACCGCGTTGAACGAGGAGATCGAGCGGATCAAGGCATGGCTGGCACCGGAAGCCGTCCTTATCCTCGACGCGGAGGGGCGCGTCGTCACGGATGGAACCATCGAGAATCGGGACTACGCACGTCTTTATCCGCTCCCCGATGACTTGATGCCCGGCGAGGTGCGCATCGAAACGACGGACGCGGGTCGCTTGGCGCACTTCAGTATTGGCTATGGTCGGGAGATTGCCGGCTATGCGCGGCTCCTGATCTCCGATGCGCACGGCCGGGCCCTGCTCGACAACCTGCGCGACAGGGTCGAGGATGCCTGGCATCGCTTCGCGAACCGCTTCTTCGCGATTGCCCTGATCAGTATCCTGGTCGCGATTGTCCTGAGCCTCCTGCTGGGCATCAAGCTATCCGTCTCCCTATCACGCCCCCTGCGCGAGATGAGCCGGGCGGTCGAGCAATATGCCGCGGGCAATCTGGAGCACAAACTTCCGGAATGGCCTCAGGACGAACTCGGCGCTCTGGCGCGCTCCCTGAACCAAATGGCGAACGCGCAGGAGCGCGCGCGCGAGCAACTCATGCTGCTCGCCAACTACGACAATCTCACGCGCCTGCCGAACCGGCACCTGTTCTACGATCGGTTACGGCAGGCGATCAGCAAGGCCAGGCGAGGGCAGCACCAGATCGCGCTCTTCTTTCTCGACCTCGATCGTTTCAAGGAGATCAATGACGCCCTGGGTCATGACTTCGGCGACGAGTTGCTGCGCCAGGTCGCCGATCGATTGAGTCGGGTCGTGCGTGACTCGGACACGCTGGCGCGCATGGGCGGCGACGAGTTCACGCTGATCGTCGAGGATGTCATGAACGATTATCCGCTCCAGGCGATTGCCGAGAAAATGATCAATGCCCTGGCCGATCCCTTCATGATCGAGGAGCGCCTGCTCGATGTCTCGGTCAGCATCGGCATTGCCATCTATCCCCACGACGCCGACGGCATCGATACCCTGATCAAGCACGCGGATACCGCGATGTACGCGGCCAAGGGTCAGGGGTCGGGAACCTTTCGCTTCTTCACTCAGGAGATGCAGGAGGCGGCACGCGAACGGCTATCGCTGGAACATGGTCTGCGCCGGGCGATCATGCGGGAGGAGTTCAATCTGCACTTTCAGCCCCTCGTCCGGGCCGACGATGGCAGACTCATCGCGATCGAGGCGCTGCTGCGTTGGTCGGATGGCGACACCCCGAAACCGACCGAGCGCTTGATTGCCGTGCTTGAGGAAACCGGTCTCATCGCGCAATTGACGCATTGGGTGCTTCGGGAGGCTACCCGCTCGCTCAAAGCCTTGCAGGAGGAAGGATTCGGCGAGCTGCGTGTCTGTGTCAATCTGTCCGCCCGGCAGTTCCAGCAAGCGGATCTTTTGGATCTCATCGACAGGGTTCTGCTGGAATTCGCACTGCCGCCTGGTCAACTGGAGCTGGAAATCACGGAAAGCACCCTGCTCGACGATCAAGTTTGTCAATCCAATGCGACCCAGTTGGCATCCCGCGGGATTCGACTCGCCATCGACGATTTTGGCACCGGCTATTCCTCGCTCACCTATCTCAAACGCTTCGATGTGGATGTCCTGAAGATCGACCGCTCGTTCGTGCGGGACATGCTGGAGGATCCGGGGGACGCCCAGATCGTTGCGGCAGTCCTGGCGCTGGCCGCTGGTTTGGGGCTCGAGAGCGTCGCCGAGGGCGTCGAGCGATCGGGGCAGAAGGAGCGGCTCAGCGCGCTGGGCTGCAATCTGATTCAGGGGTATCTCATCTGCCGACCGCTCCCGCTCCCGGAACTGATCGACTGGATGCGAGCGCAAGCCCAACATGGAGTACCATTTGTGCAGCGCAATAAAATCTGA
- a CDS encoding phosphate/phosphite/phosphonate ABC transporter substrate-binding protein, whose product MFSPFAVRAEALFRLGVINERPERPSEAIAQYGPLNEYLRQKLNARGIRVGDLVIARDIDEIVQRIDAGDVDAFIEGVMPTLTVQKRTDKISPRLLIWRKGQRQYHTVFFVRRDSPIDSLQALRGKTIVFESERSTSAYFVPRAVLRAEGLHVAPAERLGSTPAAVGYRFAGSELNQAYWVRAGRVEAGAFNDGDWERVPASIRDDLRIIDRTRPILRWLFSVVTSLEPWVQTAVLEVLTDMHRDPLGQAALDAAERIAKLEDLTDEDRANLAYWSNALFAPD is encoded by the coding sequence ATGTTTTCGCCCTTCGCGGTGCGGGCGGAAGCGCTTTTTCGTTTGGGCGTCATCAATGAGCGGCCCGAGCGACCGAGCGAGGCCATCGCGCAATATGGACCACTGAACGAGTATCTGAGGCAGAAACTGAATGCGCGTGGGATTCGCGTGGGCGATCTCGTCATCGCGCGCGACATCGACGAGATCGTCCAACGCATCGACGCCGGCGATGTCGATGCGTTCATCGAGGGAGTCATGCCGACCCTGACCGTTCAGAAACGGACCGATAAAATTTCGCCGCGTTTGCTGATCTGGCGTAAGGGGCAACGGCAGTACCACACGGTCTTTTTCGTGCGCCGCGACAGTCCGATCGACAGTCTCCAAGCCCTTCGTGGAAAGACGATCGTCTTCGAATCGGAACGTTCCACCTCGGCCTATTTCGTGCCGCGGGCCGTCCTGCGCGCCGAGGGTCTGCACGTCGCGCCCGCCGAACGTCTCGGGTCGACGCCCGCTGCCGTCGGCTATCGGTTCGCCGGATCCGAGCTCAATCAAGCCTACTGGGTGCGGGCTGGGCGCGTGGAGGCTGGGGCCTTCAACGACGGTGACTGGGAGCGGGTTCCCGCGAGCATTCGGGACGACTTGCGCATCATCGACAGAACCCGCCCAATCCTGCGCTGGCTGTTCTCGGTGGTCACATCGCTTGAACCCTGGGTCCAGACCGCGGTGCTTGAGGTTCTCACGGACATGCATCGCGATCCACTGGGACAGGCCGCGCTGGATGCCGCCGAGCGGATCGCCAAACTCGAAGACCTGACCGATGAGGATCGCGCGAATCTTGCCTATTGGTCGAACGCGCTCTTCGCGCCCGACTGA